Proteins encoded within one genomic window of Thioploca ingrica:
- a CDS encoding glutamate synthase, with translation MGKTTGFMEITRQERKYAPAADRIHHYQEFIIPLTEAGVSRQGARCMDCGIPFCHQGCPIDNIIPDWNDLVYRGRWREALAVLHSTNNFPEFTGRICPAPCEAACTLNLNDEPVTIKTIECAIIDKAWEEAWIVPQIPSHRSGKRVAIVGSGPAGLACAQQLARIGHEVVVYEKNDRIGGLLRYGIPDFKMEKQLIDRRMAQMQAEGVKFRPNTHIGVDMSALRLVEEFDAVVLTGGAEKPRDLPIPGRELAGIYFAMEFLPQQNRRVAGDDFPEELTISAANKHVIVIGGGDTGSDCIGTSVRHGAASVTQLEILPKPPVKENKELTWPNWPNKLRSSSSHEEGCQRDWSVVTKAFIGRQGQVNKVQLVRVDWQPDEQGRWLMSEIPGSEFELKADLVLLAMGFVHPVHEGMLQELGVALDGRGNVQANTQHHKTSVDKVFVAGDMRRGQSLVVWAIREGRQAARAVDEFLMGYSELPSY, from the coding sequence ATGGGAAAAACAACTGGCTTCATGGAAATTACCCGGCAGGAGCGTAAATATGCACCGGCCGCTGATCGTATTCACCATTATCAAGAATTTATTATCCCACTGACTGAAGCAGGAGTGAGTAGACAAGGGGCTCGCTGCATGGATTGTGGTATTCCTTTTTGTCATCAAGGTTGCCCAATTGATAATATCATTCCAGATTGGAATGACCTAGTCTATCGCGGTCGTTGGCGTGAAGCCTTGGCGGTATTACACAGTACTAATAATTTTCCAGAATTTACGGGGCGAATCTGTCCAGCACCTTGTGAAGCTGCTTGCACACTGAATTTGAATGACGAACCCGTCACCATTAAAACAATTGAGTGTGCCATTATTGATAAAGCCTGGGAAGAAGCTTGGATTGTGCCACAAATTCCCAGTCATCGGAGCGGTAAACGAGTGGCTATTGTCGGCTCTGGTCCGGCTGGATTAGCTTGTGCACAACAATTAGCTCGGATTGGACATGAAGTGGTCGTGTATGAAAAAAATGACCGGATTGGTGGTTTACTCCGTTACGGCATTCCCGATTTTAAAATGGAGAAACAACTGATTGATCGTCGTATGGCGCAAATGCAAGCGGAAGGCGTTAAATTTCGCCCGAATACGCATATTGGTGTTGATATGTCGGCTTTACGTTTGGTCGAAGAATTTGATGCCGTCGTTCTCACCGGTGGTGCAGAAAAGCCGCGTGATTTGCCGATACCCGGTCGAGAATTAGCGGGTATTTATTTCGCCATGGAATTCTTGCCTCAACAAAACCGTCGCGTTGCTGGGGATGACTTCCCTGAAGAACTCACTATTAGTGCCGCTAATAAACACGTCATTGTGATTGGTGGTGGCGATACCGGTTCTGACTGTATTGGTACCTCGGTTCGGCATGGTGCGGCTTCAGTCACTCAATTGGAAATTTTGCCCAAACCCCCGGTAAAAGAAAATAAGGAATTAACTTGGCCCAATTGGCCCAATAAATTACGGTCGTCTTCTTCTCATGAGGAAGGTTGTCAACGCGATTGGAGTGTGGTTACCAAAGCTTTTATTGGTCGTCAGGGTCAAGTTAATAAAGTGCAACTGGTCCGCGTTGATTGGCAACCAGATGAACAAGGTCGTTGGCTGATGTCAGAAATACCGGGGAGTGAATTTGAATTGAAAGCCGATTTAGTCCTACTGGCGATGGGATTTGTGCATCCAGTACACGAAGGTATGCTGCAAGAACTGGGCGTTGCGTTAGATGGACGCGGTAATGTCCAAGCCAATACCCAGCATCATAAAACTTCTGTCGATAAAGTATTTGTTGCCGGTGATATGCGGCGGGGACAATCTCTAGTCGTTTGGGCGATTCGAGAAGGGCGACAAGCAGCTCGGGCGGTGGATGAATTTTTAATGGGATATTCGGAATTACCTAGCTATTAG
- a CDS encoding phosphoserine aminotransferase, which translates to MSRVYNFSAGPAMLPEPVLQQAQAELPAWQSSGMSVMEMSHRGKEFIAIAEQAEADLRELLAIPTNYKVLFLQGGASLQFAMVPLNLLRGGNEADYLNTGLWSKKAVAEAKKYCQVHLAINAEPNNFTTLPAYDSSKLNPYAAYVHYTPNETINGLEFHTIPDVGDKPLVADMSSTILSRPLDVSKYGLIYAGAQKNIGPAGLTIVIVREDLTDNAMPGTPTMLMYKTHLDNQSMYNTPPTYAWYIAGLVFKWLKDQGGLAAMGERNQRKAAMLYAAIDQSEFYGNPVALPYRSWMNVPFTIKNPDLEKTFLAEAKTAGLVSLAGHRSVGGMRASIYNAMPEAGVQALIEFMNDFAKRNG; encoded by the coding sequence ATGTCACGAGTCTATAATTTTAGTGCTGGTCCAGCGATGTTACCGGAGCCAGTTTTACAACAAGCACAAGCAGAATTGCCGGCTTGGCAAAGTTCTGGTATGTCGGTGATGGAAATGAGTCATCGGGGTAAAGAATTTATTGCGATTGCCGAACAAGCCGAAGCTGATTTACGCGAATTATTAGCGATTCCAACCAACTATAAAGTCTTATTTCTGCAAGGGGGTGCTTCCTTACAATTTGCGATGGTACCCCTGAATTTATTACGGGGCGGTAATGAAGCGGATTATTTGAATACCGGTTTATGGTCGAAAAAAGCCGTTGCTGAAGCCAAAAAATATTGTCAAGTTCATCTCGCCATTAACGCGGAACCGAATAATTTTACCACTCTACCGGCTTATGATTCTTCAAAGCTTAACCCTTATGCTGCTTATGTTCACTATACGCCGAATGAAACCATCAACGGTTTAGAATTTCATACCATTCCGGATGTCGGTGATAAACCGCTGGTGGCTGACATGTCATCAACGATTTTATCGCGTCCGTTAGACGTTTCTAAATATGGGTTAATTTATGCGGGGGCACAAAAAAATATTGGTCCCGCTGGGCTGACTATCGTCATCGTTCGGGAGGATTTAACCGATAATGCGATGCCCGGTACCCCGACCATGTTGATGTATAAAACGCACCTAGACAATCAATCCATGTACAATACGCCACCCACTTATGCTTGGTACATTGCCGGATTGGTATTTAAGTGGCTTAAAGACCAAGGTGGTTTAGCGGCGATGGGTGAACGTAATCAACGCAAAGCAGCAATGCTTTATGCGGCGATTGATCAGTCTGAATTTTACGGTAATCCGGTGGCTCTCCCCTATCGTTCTTGGATGAATGTTCCTTTCACCATAAAAAATCCGGATCTGGAAAAAACTTTCTTAGCCGAAGCCAAAACCGCCGGTTTGGTTAGCTTAGCTGGTCACCGTTCAGTCGGTGGGATGCGTGCCAGTATTTATAATGCTATGCCCGAAGCGGGTGTACAGGCGTTGATCGAGTTTATGAATGACTTTGCTAAACGGAATGGATAA
- a CDS encoding D-3-phosphoglycerate dehydrogenase, which produces MFKILTLNNISILGLERLPRDRYEIASEIQHPDAVLLRSFKMHEWEIPGTLKAVGRAGAGVNNIPVDKMTKLGIPVFNAPGANANAVKELVLGAMLLASRNLLPAWDYVRGLQGTDAEISKQVEAGKKQFVGSELVNRTLGVIGLGAIGVKVANAAQSLGMQVMGYDPHITVKNAWQLSSQVKQALSVEDLLSQVEFVTVHVPLSDATRHIINAERLKIARKELMILNFSRDGIIDDVAVGEAIKANQVKGYITDFPTNLLIKHERVIALPHLGASTNEAEENCAIMVADQVRDYLENATIHNSVNFPEIEMPRSGSENRLLVVNSNVPHMIERISSVISNAALNINNMVNRSRGEIACTLVDVDKVIPPSIVDDLRTKEGVLTVRIL; this is translated from the coding sequence ATGTTTAAGATATTAACTTTAAATAATATTTCTATATTAGGCTTAGAACGGTTGCCACGGGATCGGTATGAAATCGCTTCAGAAATTCAACATCCCGATGCCGTATTATTGCGTTCTTTCAAAATGCACGAGTGGGAAATTCCCGGTACGCTCAAAGCGGTTGGACGTGCCGGTGCTGGGGTTAATAATATTCCGGTTGATAAAATGACTAAATTGGGTATTCCGGTATTTAATGCGCCAGGAGCCAATGCGAATGCAGTTAAAGAGTTAGTGTTAGGCGCCATGCTGTTAGCTTCACGGAACTTATTGCCGGCCTGGGATTATGTGCGGGGTTTACAAGGAACAGATGCCGAGATTTCCAAACAAGTTGAAGCCGGAAAAAAACAATTTGTTGGTTCTGAATTAGTTAACCGCACTTTAGGGGTAATTGGTTTAGGAGCGATTGGAGTGAAAGTCGCCAATGCGGCTCAATCCCTGGGAATGCAGGTCATGGGCTATGATCCACATATTACCGTTAAAAATGCTTGGCAATTATCGTCACAAGTTAAACAAGCTTTGAGTGTAGAAGATTTATTATCTCAAGTCGAATTTGTAACGGTGCATGTCCCTTTGTCGGATGCGACGCGTCACATCATTAATGCTGAACGGCTGAAAATTGCCCGTAAAGAATTGATGATTCTAAATTTCTCTCGTGATGGCATCATTGATGATGTTGCCGTTGGTGAGGCCATTAAAGCAAATCAAGTCAAGGGGTATATAACTGATTTTCCCACTAACCTGCTCATCAAGCATGAACGGGTAATTGCTTTACCTCATCTTGGCGCTTCTACTAACGAAGCCGAAGAAAATTGCGCCATTATGGTAGCCGATCAAGTACGCGACTATTTAGAAAATGCGACCATACATAATTCGGTCAATTTTCCAGAAATAGAAATGCCTCGATCGGGGAGTGAAAATCGCTTGCTCGTGGTTAATTCCAATGTTCCCCATATGATTGAACGCATTTCTTCGGTCATTTCTAATGCCGCTCTCAATATCAATAATATGGTGAACCGTTCTCGTGGTGAAATCGCTTGTACTTTAGTTGATGTCGATAAAGTCATCCCGCCTTCAATAGTGGATGATCTCCGCACGAAGGAAGGTGTTTTAACAGTACGGATATTATAA
- a CDS encoding sensor kinase protein, producing MTVSIRKRLLFLLVGVIGSLWVIVTWRVYIETQHEVEELFDAQLAQSARVLFGLIKHEVEDQEDEAEEKEQHLVLDFDTFQPAHRYEQKLAFLVRSIDGKLLFRSATAPLFSMPSEDIPHYTNQALEGHLWRVFTLREGQFWVQTAERYDIRNELIHQVISSTLSILLISLPLVALLIWFSIGQSLKPLHQVASEISARRPEQLQQIDVNEIPLEIRELINALNALFSRLHHAFENERRFTADAAHELRTPLAAIKTQAQVAQRAKDSQQRQQALQKMIMGLDRATHLVEQLLNLARIEATQTLPISSCIDLHELVNHVIIDLTPQALDKAIDLGLETMLDVGITRGHWEALELMMRNLVDNAIHYTPPGGHVTITLTKDSPSFLTLCIIDTGPGIPLEQRKRIFERFYRGNNHNQSGSGLGLSIAQRVAQLHHLDIQLLNNPIKNNGLCVQIQFPLK from the coding sequence ATGACGGTATCTATTCGTAAACGGTTACTTTTCTTATTAGTGGGTGTCATCGGTAGCCTGTGGGTTATCGTGACCTGGCGGGTTTATATTGAGACTCAACACGAGGTTGAGGAATTATTTGACGCTCAGTTAGCTCAAAGCGCTAGAGTTCTATTTGGCTTGATCAAACATGAAGTAGAAGACCAGGAAGATGAAGCAGAGGAAAAAGAACAACATCTGGTTCTCGATTTTGATACTTTTCAACCGGCTCATCGCTATGAACAAAAATTAGCTTTTTTAGTTCGTTCTATCGATGGCAAACTCCTGTTCCGCTCGGCAACGGCACCCTTGTTTTCTATGCCAAGCGAAGATATTCCGCATTACACTAACCAGGCACTAGAAGGTCATTTATGGCGGGTATTCACGCTTCGAGAAGGGCAATTTTGGGTGCAAACGGCTGAGCGTTACGATATCCGCAATGAATTAATTCATCAAGTGATATCGAGCACCTTGAGTATCTTATTAATATCTTTGCCTTTAGTCGCTTTACTCATTTGGTTCAGTATTGGGCAAAGTCTGAAACCGCTACATCAAGTGGCGAGTGAAATTTCAGCCCGGCGTCCAGAACAACTACAACAGATTGATGTCAATGAAATACCTTTAGAAATTAGAGAACTAATTAATGCGTTAAATGCCTTGTTTAGTCGCCTACATCATGCGTTTGAAAATGAGCGTCGTTTTACCGCCGATGCCGCTCACGAATTACGTACCCCGTTAGCTGCTATCAAAACTCAAGCGCAAGTGGCTCAACGTGCTAAGGATTCTCAACAACGCCAGCAAGCCTTGCAGAAAATGATTATGGGTTTAGATCGAGCCACTCATCTAGTTGAACAACTCTTAAATTTAGCACGGATAGAAGCTACGCAAACTTTACCTATTTCTAGTTGTATTGATTTACACGAATTAGTTAACCACGTGATCATTGATTTGACCCCGCAAGCTTTGGATAAAGCCATTGATCTCGGTTTGGAAACGATGTTGGATGTTGGTATTACTCGAGGACATTGGGAAGCGCTCGAATTAATGATGCGTAATTTGGTCGATAACGCGATTCATTACACGCCACCCGGTGGGCATGTTACTATTACGTTGACTAAAGATTCACCTTCATTTTTGACTTTATGTATTATCGATACCGGTCCCGGTATTCCGTTAGAACAACGAAAACGCATTTTTGAACGTTTCTATCGAGGTAATAATCATAATCAATCTGGTAGTGGGTTAGGATTATCCATTGCACAACGGGTTGCGCAATTACATCATCTGGACATTCAATTATTAAATAATCCAATTAAAAATAATGGGTTATGTGTACAAATTCAATTTCCGTTGAAATAA
- a CDS encoding response regulator receiver:transcriptional regulatory protein, C-terminal, with protein MRLLLIEDDIILGDGVKVGLMQANYAVDWVTDGEAGEHALQTESYEALILDLSLPKKDGLKILQALRTRGDKLPVLILTARDTVNDKVMGLDAGADDYLVKPFDLDELTARLRALLRRQYGRVRAEIEYGNLCLDPAAHTLTQAGQAITLSHREFAILQTLLENVGKVLSRTQLEESLYGWDDLIESNAVEVHIHHLRKKLGKDLIRTIRGVGYTVPKQS; from the coding sequence ATGCGGTTGTTACTTATAGAAGATGACATCATCCTAGGTGATGGGGTTAAGGTAGGTTTAATGCAAGCCAATTATGCAGTGGATTGGGTTACCGATGGTGAAGCCGGTGAACATGCACTGCAAACAGAATCTTACGAAGCGCTGATTTTAGATTTAAGTTTGCCTAAAAAAGATGGTTTAAAAATACTCCAAGCACTCCGAACACGAGGTGATAAACTACCGGTACTTATCTTGACTGCACGTGATACGGTTAATGACAAAGTGATGGGCTTAGATGCGGGTGCCGATGATTATTTAGTTAAGCCCTTTGATCTCGATGAATTAACCGCACGATTGCGGGCATTACTTCGGCGTCAATATGGACGGGTTCGTGCTGAAATTGAGTATGGTAATTTATGTCTTGACCCGGCGGCTCATACTTTAACCCAAGCCGGACAAGCCATTACGTTATCACACCGTGAATTTGCAATTTTACAAACCCTATTAGAAAATGTCGGGAAAGTGCTTTCTAGAACACAATTAGAAGAAAGTTTGTATGGGTGGGATGACTTGATAGAAAGCAATGCGGTAGAAGTTCATATTCATCACTTACGTAAAAAACTGGGGAAAGACCTTATTCGCACCATCCGTGGTGTCGGTTATACGGTGCCAAAACAATCATGA
- a CDS encoding cartilage oligomeric matrix protein — protein MKLNRITAILATSCMIYATSTVAAPGGGGGPTIEEVTPVCDSSNGGKTVTISWDRDSKHYAYTIALNHTGNNWIYTVSNGTGNQKALSHWVLGILGCQSHATTSPSADLWGTDPTTGGSGVKWNTDGVVSTPGVTIGTYTIALDNNYAESTVDVFTKSATYYGKCQIVGPDCGSVVNTDTDGDGIPDSTDNCPAVANQNQLNTDGDSQGDACDTDDDNDSVADGSDNCPLVSNQNQMDTDHDGQGDVCDPDDDGDGVVDGSDNCPLMPNADQIDTDHDGMGDACDSDDDNDSVADGSDNCPLVSNQNQMDTDHDGQGDVCDPDDDGDGVVDGSDNCPLMPNADQIDTDHDGMGDACDPDDDNDGVADGPDNCPLVPNTNQVDADHDGIGDACDSLIDTDGDGVPDAADNCPTMANANQADVDGDNIGDVCDTDNDNDGVDDALDNCRLMPNADQIDTDHDGMGDACDSDDDNDNVADDSDNCPLVSNQNQMDTDHDGQGDVCDSDDDGDGLDDALDNCPLMPNADQADADSDGQGDTCDTDDDGDGVPDATDNCPLVANPDQADADSDGMGDACDGDRDGDGVADGEDNCPTVANTDQADQDHDGIGDVCDPLAVNLLSFTAKATSNGTAVKWTTASEQDIIAFNLYKGIPKVGTGCTSNNPDDYDGLTKLGTVNSGQSAYQVDDNFTAVANITYCYGLVSINDSGNIVDILGATPRQ, from the coding sequence ATGAAACTAAATAGAATAACAGCTATTTTAGCAACGTCATGTATGATTTATGCTACTTCTACTGTTGCTGCACCTGGCGGCGGCGGTGGTCCCACTATTGAGGAGGTTACCCCAGTCTGTGACTCCAGTAATGGTGGAAAAACCGTAACCATTTCCTGGGATAGGGATAGCAAACACTACGCATATACCATAGCCTTGAACCATACGGGTAATAACTGGATTTATACCGTTAGCAATGGCACTGGGAATCAAAAAGCTTTGAGTCATTGGGTTTTGGGAATTTTGGGTTGCCAAAGTCATGCAACCACAAGTCCCTCGGCCGATCTTTGGGGGACAGACCCAACCACCGGTGGTTCTGGAGTAAAATGGAACACAGACGGTGTAGTATCCACCCCTGGAGTCACCATTGGAACCTATACTATCGCGCTTGATAATAACTACGCTGAAAGTACAGTCGATGTTTTTACAAAAAGCGCAACTTATTATGGTAAGTGCCAAATCGTAGGACCAGATTGTGGTAGCGTTGTCAATACAGATACTGATGGCGATGGAATACCTGATTCAACTGATAATTGTCCTGCAGTTGCCAATCAAAACCAACTGAATACCGATGGTGATAGTCAAGGGGATGCTTGTGATACCGATGATGATAATGATAGCGTAGCTGATGGTTCTGATAACTGCCCATTAGTGTCTAATCAAAATCAGATGGATACCGATCATGACGGTCAAGGCGATGTTTGCGACCCGGATGATGATGGTGATGGCGTAGTCGACGGTTCTGATAACTGCCCATTAATGCCTAATGCCGATCAGATAGATACGGATCATGATGGGATGGGTGATGCTTGCGACAGTGATGATGACAATGATAGCGTAGCCGACGGTTCTGATAATTGCCCATTAGTGTCTAATCAAAATCAGATGGATACCGATCATGACGGTCAAGGCGATGTTTGCGACCCGGATGATGATGGTGATGGCGTAGTCGACGGTTCTGATAATTGCCCATTAATGCCTAATGCCGATCAGATAGATACGGATCATGATGGGATGGGTGATGCCTGCGACCCAGATGATGATAATGATGGGGTAGCTGACGGTCCTGATAACTGCCCATTAGTACCCAATACTAACCAAGTGGATGCTGATCATGATGGAATCGGTGATGCTTGCGACAGCCTAATTGATACAGATGGAGATGGTGTACCCGATGCGGCTGATAATTGTCCCACAATGGCTAATGCCAACCAAGCTGATGTTGATGGTGATAATATAGGCGATGTTTGCGATACTGATAACGATAATGATGGTGTAGATGATGCTTTAGATAATTGCCGATTAATGCCTAATGCCGATCAGATAGATACGGATCATGATGGGATGGGTGATGCTTGCGACAGCGATGATGATAATGATAACGTAGCTGATGATTCCGATAATTGCCCATTAGTGTCTAATCAAAATCAAATGGATACGGATCATGATGGTCAAGGCGATGTTTGCGACAGTGATGATGATGGTGATGGGTTAGACGATGCTTTAGATAACTGCCCATTAATGCCTAATGCCGACCAAGCAGATGCTGACAGTGACGGTCAAGGTGATACTTGCGACACTGATGATGATGGCGATGGTGTACCCGATGCAACCGATAATTGTCCTTTAGTTGCTAATCCTGACCAAGCAGACGCCGATAGTGATGGAATGGGTGATGCTTGTGATGGCGATAGAGATGGTGATGGTGTAGCTGATGGTGAAGATAATTGTCCTACAGTTGCTAATACTGACCAAGCTGATCAAGATCATGACGGTATAGGTGATGTTTGTGACCCACTGGCAGTCAATTTACTCTCCTTCACTGCCAAAGCCACTTCAAACGGCACCGCAGTAAAATGGACAACGGCTAGCGAACAAGACATTATCGCCTTCAACCTCTATAAAGGTATACCTAAAGTGGGTACCGGTTGCACCAGCAACAACCCAGATGACTATGATGGCTTGACCAAACTCGGTACAGTCAACAGTGGTCAAAGTGCTTACCAAGTCGATGATAACTTCACAGCAGTTGCTAATATAACTTACTGCTACGGGTTAGTCAGTATCAATGACAGCGGTAACATCGTAGATATTCTCGGTGCAACACCACGTCAATAG